Within the Hevea brasiliensis isolate MT/VB/25A 57/8 chromosome 2, ASM3005281v1, whole genome shotgun sequence genome, the region GAAGAAAAAAGAAAGGTTGCTGATATTTGCAGAAAAACCAAATATATTCAAGATCCCCATTTGACAATCATCCAAAAAAAAAGGTACAAGAATGTGTAAATATGACAAGAATACATTCTGCATTTCTGCTTGGCAGTAATACATGGTTGACACTGAGAAAAATTGGGGATAAAGCAAAAATGATTATACCACAATTCAATAAAATAAATGGACTCCTTCCATGACAATTGATGAAGTCTTGACCATTCTCACCAGATCCTACATAAGCCCAGTTTCCCAATCCTATATTGGCACTCAAATGGCCTTCTACGATAAGAATGACCTAATAGGCTAATATATTCCCTCATTCTGTGCTTGCTGGCAAGGAGGGCAGCTTTTtgacacttaaaaaaaaaaaaaaaaaagctcatcAGTATATTATTGTGATTTGTGAGTGATTATAAATGGACAAATCCGCTGCTAGATGGCATTCAATCCGGCAAGCTTGCGCAGTTTCTCACATAGTATAAATGTGATTGTAGTTTGAGGACCCAATCTTGCAAAAATTGCAAAGCCCctgacaaaaaattaaaaattaaaactctGAATGCATGGACAAGGACGCagaaaaattcatttaaaatgtatTTCAAAATGGGTCTATATGTTATTAGTGTATTTTACAACTCCAAAAATGAGTCTATGAGTTACTATTTTTACAGCCCAAAGAAGAAGTAAGGTGCCTTTGACATAAGGGTATAAAGATTACAATAAATGACAGTCTACTAGTAATATTAAAAAGCTCAAATTAAATGAGCTGCCTTACTAAAGACTGCACTTGTTGATGTAGAAGACATGAATTGTTCATTACACCTTAGTCCCTAACATTTTTAATTTGACCACTTTTTAATCCCTGAAAATTCACAAATTTATTGCACATTAATCCTTGAATTGCCATATCATAAATCACTTAAATCCCTTGAAATCtcacactttcactaatggttgTATAAAGACTCAGATAACTAATTTTGAAGCAGCAAGAACAAAATGCATGTTAGACCAAACCTTAGGGAGTTTTCAGTAATTTAGTCTAATGACTGGACAGCAGCAAACTAAGCTGCTTCCAGATTGCATAGAAAGAAGCATGCCttataattatgattaattaaaAAACACTGGTCATAGAGACCCAGACAGAATGTTACCCCTTGTAAAGTGCACTAGGGCCTTCTGTAAGCATAACCTGAAaccagaaattaaaaaaaaaaaaaaagaattagacAAGAAAGCACTTTTTATTAATTCATTTACGCATACAGACACTTCTACATAGCCTCATCCACATATCACAAATACTTCACACAAACACTCATAAAAGGGAGAAATCAAAAGGAAAACAAATGACAATCTGACATACAAATTCTTAGCAATTTTTATCCTCTTAATCATAGAATTTCATAACTAGTAAAGTGTCCATAAAGCCCAAGCAATAAATAAAGAGACATGTAATTTGGACATCTGATGTGTGAGAAGCCCCAACTGCAGGACTCTTAAGTTGTAAGGTCCGCAGTAAAAGCATGAAGAACATAAAGAATGGAGAAATTCCATTTCCCACTGGACATAAATTATTCAAATACTCATCAGATGAAAGCATTCATTTCAACTCAATATAGGTAAAAGAAAGCACAAAATTATCTTGTCCAACTCCAGTTGTTCATTATTGTTGGCTGCAACCTCTCCCTCTTTCTACCTCTTCTCTTCCTGTTTTAGACATCAGCACATTTACACAATCCCCTTCCAGTTAAATAATGTTTAGCCATCCCCTTCAAAGCAAAACTAACTAATTTAGACAGCATTGAGTCAAAATGACACAAGTAATATAACAAAAGCTAATGATCATAAATTAATGTGAGATGGTAaacaagagaaaaagaaagagTTGAGTATATGCCTGATATGCACAATGAAATCCATTTTTATAGCTTTGAACTCTTTTAGATTCCCGTTGCAGCATGAGGCGGGTTTTAATCATATCCATGGGTGCAGTTATAAGGGTACTCACTGTCCCTGCTACTGTACTTGAGCTTCATACACAAAGTGTACATTTAATTAAAACTTACGTGAATCAAAGTAGAAAAATGCATATGAAGTTTTGCTTGTACTTAATACATGTCAAACAAAGATCAATATGCAAGTCACCCTGAAATAGCATCAGGGAGACAAGGCCTTAACAGTTTATGGGTGTGCTCATCTACACATAAGATATTGTATGATTTTAAtgctttattaaaaatattacatTTTCTCAACTAATACGTCCAAGAAATAAATTGACATAATTATTTCGGAGTTTATCATTTTCATAATTCTTCATAATTCTTCTGTTTATAGGGAATGGAAGAACTATTTGTTCAAATTCCTATAAAATAAactttttatgtttctttttacTATAATTAGCATCATAGTGAAAAGATAATAAAAACACAGCAGCAGTGCCATACACCAAGTGTAGATGAAATCCTTCTTCCAGAGGTGTCCACCTAATAAGAACCTGCACCGATGGAAAATCAAAGAAACCTTTAACAGAGaagataaaatgaaaagaaatgaaaagagaGAGGATCGATTTATACTGCAATCAACGTAAATCAACCATTTAGAAAGCATGCAAAATTACTTCGAGTATATTCAAAGTGAAAAAGAGCATGCTTAGAACTTGACCCGCTTGGTTTCATCATACGTTGCCAGTTGTGATGCAGTCAAAGCAGCAGCTCTGGCCATAGCAGGGCCAACCCCCTTCCAGAGAGCTCTTATTCCCTCTTCAGAAACAATTCTACGCATTTCTGCAATTGGTCCTCCTTGGCTTGGGCTAGGGTTTGTATTCACCTGCAACCGAACCTgatacaaaataaaaagaaagtccaTATGTTAGCTCAGAATTTAAGAATAAATTTCCTGAATGTCTAAGATTATAGCATACCTTCAGAACTTCAACAGGATTGGTCAGTGCAGTTGCAATTGCACCGGCAAATGCACCTGATGCAATCTTGACCAGTATATTGGTGGACCCAAAACACAAAGCACAGGCATGCTTTGAGGGTTCATACAGCCCTAAACGGAGACCTCCATAAAGAACTGACCTTGTTAATGCAGGTGTCAATCCCAAATACAAAGCTTTTGGCCCTTCATTTTTGAATAGTTGAACAAATAAACGTCCCTGTATATTGTATAATGATACCTCATTTGAAAAGAATCTAATAAACCAAGTGATCGTTATAAAGTAATAATAAAAGCATATCACACCATTCCAGTCAAAGGACCCTTCTGGCCCACAAGTTGCATTTGCAGCCGAACTTTGAGTACGTCTGCATTACAAGTTGAAGAATTAGATATTTATTGGATTCAACAGTGCTAAAACaatttccatattcatttattatTTGTGCACATCATATACTCCATGAATAACCTTCTCTAAACCCTACATAAAATAGTAAAATTATGCAGTGCCACTTCCAACTTCTATGTTCATCTACCATTCAAGATAAAATTTGCAACATCTGAGCTCAAATCAACCCTAGTCTCCATTTCTTATGTATGTGCCTTTTGATCACAACAACTCCAAGTAAGTAACTAACCTACAACACTTCTCAGCAGCTCAATTACAATTTCAAACAAATCTAACTCTGATACTTAGGCCTGAATTTTGTTCAGCTTCATTGCACTGAGATATATTTTCTCATAAAAAATACATATGACGAGTTTCTGGCAATCTACAGCAACAATCCAGCGTCATCGACTCAATTTCTTTCTTGCTGATTGAGATTAAAATAGGCCATTGTCACACTATTCACCTAATTCAACCAGATTTTTGTTTAGGATTCAATGAGTGGTTAATTTGACaacaaaaaaagaaataaatgcaAACCAGCCCAAACAAAAAATGGAACAAAAGCAGCACGGCATAAGTTctgataaataaatttaaaaggaAAACATTATTTGTCTAATGAAACCTAGGAATAGGAAACCACAAATTATAATATACCAGTATCATAATTCCCAGCTGTCCCCTATTTATCCTCTTCATGAACACTAATACCtgtcaattataattaaacaaaaaaagcgCTTACCTTTATGCATCTTCTACCAACATTTAGGGCATGAAATACAATTGAAGGCAAACATAACCAGATCTCACACCAGCTCACATATGAACATGATACAAAAATCAAgctggaagaaaaaaaaaaaaaagaaaaacctaAAGGATGTGTGACGCCTGTAGCAGCCGCCACGGAGATTCCACTAGTGGCGAAATGATAAATGAATTTGGACGGTGAGGCTGCCCAATTCTGCTTCGCATTGACTTTAGCAATAGGCTCTGTAATAATCCAAATTTCACATCAaatttctttttccattttcagTGAACAAGAAGACAAGCAGAAAACGGTGAGGAAGATCTAATAGAGGATGAAAAAGAGACCTGAAGGCGAGGAATTGCTGGAACCTGAATAGCCCTCCATGGTCCTGGCTTTCTGGTTGCTTGCTCAAATGAGTAGTGTAATGTAGTAAGCTAGTGCATCAAACGACAGCGCATTTCCCTTCCTTATAAAACGGCAGCTTTAGTTCTTAGCCCAAAATTGAAAACTACACGTCGTTGCCTTAATAATTGAAAAAACAAAATTGTTActgaatattttaaaaaaataatatttaatttttatactttactttcattaaattaattaatttatcatcaaATTTTctgttaattatatataattattatttaaattttttatttaataaaattaattaattaattaataaaaaattaaattattaaataaataaaaaataaaaaaattaaataattaattttattcaaatatataacgaaataataatttttcatgaGTGCGCCCGCCTGTTCCAGTGGGTTCCGGCAATTCTCGTTTTCTAGTTGCCCTCGGAAAATGAGCGACATGCCGTTTTTCTAATCAATGATATCTAAGATGTCACTGCTAGGCGAGATTGCCAGACAACTTTTATACGGTTAATGGCGTGCGTATGTCGTTTTACCTTATAAACAAAAGATCCTTTTCTATTTCTGCCTTTGTACTGGGGTTTTGCCTCTGATTCAACATTCTAGGGTTTTTGATCTGCTCTCTGATTGCTATTCAATTTGCAAAATAGCCATGCCTCGGTACGACATTCATGTTCTTCTTTGATAAAAgcgtctttttatttttatttttattttcgctGGTCATGGAGGATTACTTACCAATTGTTTTGGGGTAATCTGGCTGGTTCCATTCTGCAGGTATTACTGTGATTATTGTGACACTTATTTGACCCATGATTCTGTAAGTATTTTTTTTCTGTGTTTCAGTTCCTTTTTTATGGTTTTTTAATGGCTGTTTTGGAGGCATACCATCCTATTTGGTGAGCTAAAACTTACAGTAATGCATATCGTCTCTGCCTGTATTTAATTCTGCTACTTATTGAAGTGCTAGGAAGTTCCTTTTAACCTAATAACCGATTATTCAATGAGAATGAAAAGTGAGTTTTCTTCTTGTAGCAATCTCCTTTTGAGTTGCCTTCTAAGTTTTAGTAAAACATTCTATAGAATGCCTGCTAATTTTGGTCCAACCCAATGTTCGTGCTAAAATTCAaattcaacgggcaacctttccCCCTATACTTATTATTAAATTTGGAGACATTGCTGGGCAAATTACAAATCAATTCTTTTTAAAAGGAGTTTATATGAGTTGTTGAGTTGCTTTACACGTCAAAATGTTTATATTTTGCCCTTTCATTTTGTAAATTCTCAAAGTGGGACAAGTATTCCCAACACTCATGCTATGGAGGAAAATTTATTCTCCTTATGGAAGTGCAAgaatttggattttggaggttcaATATCATTTTTTAACATGGGAGTTTTCAAATCTTTACTAGATGAATGTTTATTTTCTTTATCTTTTTCGAAGAAGGTTTTGATTTCCAATTTCCATGTCGGCAAATTATAAAATACACCAGGTGCATTCGATAATTTCCCTTCTATGTCAATTTGGTTTTTGCTAAGAGCTGAATATTTCTTGCTGTACCACTGTTAGGTTTTCTTTCCAACTTGAGAAGATTAACCAAGTGCCTTTGAGTAGTAAAACTCTTATTACTGCACTCAAGTCCCAAAAGCATGTTAGGGTACATTTAATTGGTCGTTATTATTGTTATTGAGCTAGTAGATGTACATTGAGCTCATTCTTGTACTCTGTTGACCCAATtaaattctaattttcttttatCTCTGTTGGTTATTTCCAACTTAAAAATTTGTCATTTGTACTTATGGCTCATTAAAAGGAGTAACTGCCTACTACAACGCTTGTGATAGAGAAATCAAATCACTCTCTTCTGGGTACATGCTTGCATAAAAATTCTTCTTGTGTAGGATGAGATTGAACAAATGGGACAACTGATACTGAACTGCCATTGGCACATTTAGTCCTTTGGACATTTAAAACTCTTTTGTGGGGGCATGATTACATAAAATTCCTTGTTGCATAGGATGAGATTGACCAAATGAGACAGCTGATTCTCAACTTCCTATGTCATACGTAGTCCTTTGGACATTTAAAAGTGTTTAAGAGAGGTTTTGGAAGAGATAGTTCTTTAGTGCTTGTATCTAGCTTTAGTGCTTGTATCTAGCTTTAGTACTTTGGCAGTCAGTTGGCAAGACAAGTTGGTAAGTCAGTTCATTGCAAGTAGCTTGTAGATGAAAGCTTCCTTCCTATTTCAGTCCCCAACAACCTAAATAGTTGCCTTAATATTTTAAgctttgaacaacttctaaactATCTATTGTATATCCTCCCTGTCAGCTAACAGTTTTCTTTCACCATTGCTAAAAGCTAAGTTCTAAGGAAAAAATTTGTTAGATGTGAGTTCTGGTCATCAAAGGAACTATAGCGTGAAGAAACATTCATATCATAATTTACATATTTTTTAAAACCATTTACTGTAATGAAGAATATGTTTCTATTTGTTTTAGAAAACAGCTTgttgtggattttttttttttaatttatcattttatatAGCTTCATGTTTAAACAACTTGTAGATCTTATAGTGGATATTTTATGTCATGGACAATCCCCTTTTCTATGTTTCAGCCATCTGTTAGAAAGCAACACAATGCAGGTTACAAGCACAAGGTATGTTTTAGCTTTTATTTGTGTTCGTATTACATTATTTATCATACAACTTCTGAGCTGATTCTGTGCATTAAATTTAGGCAAATGTGAGAGCCTACTATCAACAGTTTGAGGAGCAACAAACCCAAAGTTTAATTGACCAAAGAATAAAGGAACATCTTGGCCAAACGGCAGCATTTCAGCAGGTTGGAGCTGCATACAATCAGCATTTACTGGCACAGAGGCCCCGCCTTCCTGTTCTACCAACACCAGTAATGCCCATCGCAGGGAATCCACAGTTACCTGTAAATACACCACTAATCCCTGGGATTAGACCTCCTGTTCTGCTAAGACCTGTATCTGGTGCTCCAGGTAGAATGCAGCGATAAAGCTACTCAGTTTGTTGCATGCAGTTTAATTTTGCATGCTTTATGTGATTTTTGCTATTCCTGCTGTTGCTTTCTAAGTGGTGGGTCATAAGGTTGTTTTCCAACTGTAATCTAATAAATAGATTTTTCTAGTTATGATTATGTAATTTGTTAGTAGTTTTTCATACTTATGATCTCCAAATTAGCCGTTTTCTATGAGCAACTATCCATTTTCATAGGTTTAAAAATTGGCAAAGTTAGTTATATAGCAATTCTCTTGCTCTTTGTTCATATTTCTGTATTAATATTTTAATCATATGGTAATCCACTTTAGTTCTACTGCTTGCATTCTCAGGAGTCACTGTTTGACCTCTATGCAGTGTATCCTAAAGTGTTCTATCCTGTTACACTGAGAAAGTTTGGTATTTAACCTTCTCTTGCTGCTATTGGTAGGTTATGTGTCTGCTCCAGCCATGCCACAAATGTTGGCACCGCCTGGTGCTTCTTCCTTACCTGGTCAAGTAAGTGGTCCAAGGCCTCCCATGGGGATTCCTCCAACAACTGTTCCTGGGAGTACGCCAGCACCTGCTGCTTCTAGTGGTGCCCCTTCCATGGCTCCATCTAATTATCAAGCAAATCCAGCAGCACCCACAAGTGGAGGCTTCGACAGCTTCAATAATGCTGCGGCTCCTGAGGCTAATCATTAGTCTGATCAAATTGGTAATGCTTTTTCATTTGTTTCTTAATGAACTTAAAGCAAACTTATACATTCTACTTGGAATCTTTTGATGATTAATGAGGTCTATAACTATTTTCTAGGATAATGAAATCTGAAAGAACTTGAGTTTGTAAGTGTTTTTTTGATAAATATATGGTACTGGAAGCATTAAGAAAGAATTGGTTTATTTTATGAAACTAAAGttctattgatgaagtatttcatttgatttttttttttcttctgcaAAATTTTTATGCACCTATATTATAGTTTAGACTTAGATGTCTCCATATTTTATGTATTTGCTGAATGGTTTGATTGTGGCTTCTATGACAGCATTGTTCCTGTTACAGGCATGAGAAGAAGCCAAAAATGCCACCTCTACACTGTGATGCCTATATAAAGTTTCTGGAATGGTTGTGTACACCATCATTTTTGTAAACATTAGTTACTGTAAAATGATAAACTAGATTCAGCTTAAAGGAGCATTTTCCCTGTATTGAAATTTCTATTATTTGCTCAGATTCTGTGATAGAATTTGCTAGGGTTAAGGAACCCTAACAAAGAATTATAAGAGAAGTAGGGAAAattagagaagagagagagagaatatagAGATAGTTGAGAGAGAATTGAGAATTATTATTTCTTTGGTAATTCTTGAATGAATATACAAGATTAGCTTCTTTGAGAATTTATATCTCAACTCAATAACTACTTTCTCTAAAGTCAAACATAGCAGTTACTGATTCTGTTACAGGATCAGTTATACACTCTAGCTTCCTTTCCCGCCAATATTCCCCTTCCTATTACTATTATACTTTCTTCTATAGTATGTAACAATAACCCTTCCTTCAGCACTTTTTTGTCCCCAAGAAAGTGGTTGTTCTTGAAATTGAGGAGTGATAAAAGTTCTATCCTCACAGGTGGCATCCTCTGCAGGCAATTGAAACCACTTAATAAGTCCTTGTTCCACCTTCTAATCTCCCCTAGAAGCCACTCTGGTCTGTAATACCTTCTTAGGAAAAACTACAAACTGATCTTCTTGCAGAATAGGCAATTCAGAAATTGAAGTGATCCCCTCACCAATCCTTCTTTTCAACATCGAAACATGAAAAACATGATGAATTGTAGAAGAAGATGGCAATTGTAACTTGTAAGCCACCTTGCCCACTCTAGCAATTACTTGAAATGGTCGATAAAACTTAGCAAATAATTTCAAATTCTGCCTCAATGCCATTGAGGTTTGCCTATAAGGTTACAATCTCAGATATACCCAATCTCCAATAGAAAATTCGCTTTCAGATCTGCCCTTATCAGCTTGCTGCTTCATTCTATTATGAGCCTGTTGCAAATGGGCCTGGAGAAGAGAACTAAGCTGCTGCCTATCGTGGATAAAGGTATCTACAGCTCCTACCTTCACACCATCAAAAGGAAACATAGGCAAGAATTGAGGGGCATACCCATATAGAGCCTTAAAAGGTGACATTCTGATGGCACTATGGAATGAAGAATTATACCACCACTTTGCTAGGGATAACCTGTCCACCCATATTGCAAGTTTCAAGTGAACCATGCATCTTAAATAGGCTTCAATATAATGATTCACCCTTTCAGTTTGACCATCTGATTGAGGGTGATAAGCTGAACTCATAGCCAATTTAACCCTCAAACGCTTGAAAAATTCCTGCCAGAATAGACTTGTGAAGGCTTTATCTCTGTCTGAAATAATTACTTGAGGAGCCCCATGAAGTTTAAAGACAGTATCCAGAAAAACATGAGCTACTGATGCTGCTGTATAAGGATGTGACAGAGAGATAAAGTGTGCCACCTTTGTCAATCTGCAAACTACTACTAGAATAGTGTCTTTACCTCTTGACTTTGGGAGACCCTCAATAAAACCCATAGAAATTTCTTGCCAAGCTTGGGAAGGAATGGGAAGAGGCTGCAACTTCCCTAGATAAGGGCATGTTTCACCCTTACATTTTGCACATACATCACAAGACTTTACTCATTCCATCACTTCTTTCAACATACCAGGCCAAAAGAAATACCTCTTCAATCTCAAATAAGTGACATTAACCCTTGAATGGCCTCCCACAACAGAATTGTGATAAGTTTGCAATAAGGTATGCTTCAAAGTTGTAGAATTCCCTACATACAGCCTATGGTTGTAATATAGGACACCATTCTTAAACTGATAGCCTACAACAGAATTGGGGTCCAAAGAGAGCTTCTGAATTAACTCTCTGACTTTATTATCGCCTTCATAACTTTCCACTAATTGCTGCATCCAAGCAGGAACTACCACAGATTGAATAACATAAGAATGAAAGTCTGCAGGCCTTCTTGACAACGCATTTGCCACTTTATTTTCAATTCCCTTCCTATACAGTATCTTatagttcaatcccaacaatttAGAAATACCCTTCTGCTGCAAATTAATATGTAACCTCTGCTCAAGTAAGTATTTTATACTTTCATGATCAGTTTTAATAAAGAACTGACCCTGTTCTAGGTAATGTCTCCATTTATTCACTGCAAAAGTGATAGCTAGCAATTCGTTCTCATACACAAATAAAGCCTCACTCCTAGGCCCAAAAGCCTTAGAAATGAAGGCAATAGGATGCCCTTGCTATTGCAACACTGCTCCTATTCCCCAATTACTAGCATCTGTCTCAATTACAAATGGCTTAGAAAAATTTGGTAGAGCTAAAACTGGAGTTGTAGACATTAATTCCCTAAGCTTCTCAAAAGCCTTTTGAGCAATAGCATTCCAGTGAAATGAATCCTTCTTTAATAGATCAGTTAGAGGCTGACAAATAACCCCATAGTTTTTTATAAATTTACTAGAATAGCCTGTAAGTCCCAAAAAACTCCTAAGATCCTTGACTGAAGTAGGAGCAGGCCAGTTTACCATAGCAGCAACCTTTTTTGGATCAGTAGCAACCCCCTGTCTTGAGATGATATGCCCAAGATATTCAATTTCAGTTTGCCCAAAGAAACATTTAGATTGTTTAGCAAAAAGATGTTGGGCCTGCAGCACCTCAAACGCTTGTCCCAAATGCTCCAAATGACTCTCCATATCCCTACTATAAACCAAGATATCATCAAAAAATACCAGTACAAATTTCCTTAACAAAGGTTGGAAAATGTGATTCATTAAGGCCtgaaatgtagcaggggcattagtgagcccaaaaggcatcactttaAATTCAAAATGCCCATGGTGTGTCCTAAAAGCAATCTTAGGAATATCATCCACCTTCATCCTTATTTGATGGTAACCAGCCCTCAAATCTATCTTAGAAAAGATCACAACCCCATGCAATTCATCTAGCAAATCATCAATAATAGGGATTGGAAACTTATCCTTAACTGTCAAGTCATTAAGTCTCCTATAGTCAACACAAAATCTccatgtcccatctttcttcttcactaAAAGAAAAGGAGAAGAATAGGGGCTAGTGCTAGGTTGAATGATGGAAGGGGAGAGCATATCTTTTATCAATGTTTCAATCTCTGTCTTCTAGTAGTGGGGGTATCTATAAGGCCTAATATTAACAGGCTGAGCATCATGCTGTAGAGGAATAGCATGATTGTGACTTCTAAAAGGTGGTAACCCTTGAGGCTCTTTAAAAATGCTGCTTTATTTCTGGAGTAATTGTTGCAGTCTCTCATCACACACAAATTTGGAAGTAGCTGATAGCAAGGAGTGGTCAGAATGCATAACACAGAACAAAGGAGTCTGAAAGTCCTTACCATCTTTCCTCAATATATTGGTAGAATACCAAAGCTCAGACTGCAGCTTACCCTCTC harbors:
- the LOC110665546 gene encoding uncharacterized protein LOC110665546 isoform X3; translated protein: MHKDVLKVRLQMQLVGQKGPLTGMGRLFVQLFKNEGPKALYLGLTPALTRSVLYGGLRLGLYEPSKHACALCFGSTNILVKIASGAFAGAIATALTNPVEVLKVRLQVNTNPSPSQGGPIAEMRRIVSEEGIRALWKGVGPAMARAAALTASQLATYDETKRVLIRWTPLEEGFHLHLVSSTVAGTVSTLITAPMDMIKTRLMLQRESKRVQSYKNGFHCAYQVMLTEGPSALYKGGFAIFARLGPQTTITFILCEKLRKLAGLNAI
- the LOC110665546 gene encoding uncharacterized protein LOC110665546 isoform X1, with protein sequence MEGYSGSSNSSPSEPIAKVNAKQNWAASPSKFIYHFATSGISVAAATGVTHPLDVLKVRLQMQLVGQKGPLTGMGRLFVQLFKNEGPKALYLGLTPALTRSVLYGGLRLGLYEPSKHACALCFGSTNILVKIASGAFAGAIATALTNPVEVLKVRLQVNTNPSPSQGGPIAEMRRIVSEEGIRALWKGVGPAMARAAALTASQLATYDETKRVLIRWTPLEEGFHLHLVSSTVAGTVSTLITAPMDMIKTRLMLQRESKRVQSYKNGFHCAYQVMLTEGPSALYKGGFAIFARLGPQTTITFILCEKLRKLAGLNAI
- the LOC110665547 gene encoding U1 small nuclear ribonucleoprotein C, which encodes MPRYYCDYCDTYLTHDSPSVRKQHNAGYKHKANVRAYYQQFEEQQTQSLIDQRIKEHLGQTAAFQQVGAAYNQHLLAQRPRLPVLPTPVMPIAGNPQLPVNTPLIPGIRPPVLLRPVSGAPGYVSAPAMPQMLAPPGASSLPGQVSGPRPPMGIPPTTVPGSTPAPAASSGAPSMAPSNYQANPAAPTSGGFDSFNNAAAPEANH
- the LOC110665546 gene encoding uncharacterized protein LOC110665546 isoform X4; translated protein: MQLVGQKGPLTGMGRLFVQLFKNEGPKALYLGLTPALTRSVLYGGLRLGLYEPSKHACALCFGSTNILVKIASGAFAGAIATALTNPVEVLKVRLQVNTNPSPSQGGPIAEMRRIVSEEGIRALWKGVGPAMARAAALTASQLATYDETKRVLIRWTPLEEGFHLHLVSSTVAGTVSTLITAPMDMIKTRLMLQRESKRVQSYKNGFHCAYQVMLTEGPSALYKGGFAIFARLGPQTTITFILCEKLRKLAGLNAI
- the LOC110665546 gene encoding uncharacterized protein LOC110665546 isoform X2; the encoded protein is MEGYSGSSNSSPSEPIAKVNAKQNWAASPSKFIYHFATSGISVAAATGVTHPLDVLKVRLQMQLVGQKGPLTGMGRLFVQLFKNEGPKALYLGLTPALTRSVLYGGLRLGLYEPSKHACALCFGSTNILVKIASGAFAGAIATALTNPVEVLKVRLQVNTNPSPSQGGPIAEMRRIVSEEGIRALWKGVGPAMARAAALTASQLATYDETKRVLIRWTPLEEGFHLHLVLCLQKALVHFTRGALQFLQDWVLKLQSHLYYVRNCASLPD